The following coding sequences lie in one Thermosulfuriphilus ammonigenes genomic window:
- a CDS encoding PEP-CTERM sorting domain-containing protein has translation MKRFLSLMSLVFLLVLAGINPARATIYVPAGGDTGWQTFSFTFLYDFSGDLTFLVSDYGDTVVSSYLLLDNLSAGPSGNTGFELGDFTGYIPLGVTSVVTSFTSPINPSASYTPTEGSYMALLDSYDGDTGVSTSALGGTDGSLLYLSGMSFASGETFSFDWAFITEDYPPYQDFAAFIIEGSYSLPGGGTLPVYEEYRLAQVALPEPATLVLVGSGLFGLAGFGRRRK, from the coding sequence ATGAAGCGGTTTTTGTCTCTGATGTCTCTGGTCTTTCTGTTGGTTTTAGCCGGTATCAACCCGGCCAGGGCCACAATTTACGTCCCTGCCGGGGGAGACACTGGCTGGCAGACCTTCTCCTTCACCTTTCTCTATGACTTTAGTGGAGATTTGACCTTTCTGGTCAGCGACTATGGCGACACCGTTGTTTCTTCCTACCTTCTCCTAGACAACCTTAGTGCCGGCCCCTCGGGCAACACAGGTTTTGAGCTGGGAGATTTTACAGGTTACATCCCTTTAGGAGTGACCAGCGTGGTTACTAGCTTTACCAGCCCCATAAATCCTTCTGCCTCATATACTCCCACCGAGGGAAGCTACATGGCCCTTCTTGACTCCTATGACGGCGACACCGGGGTTTCCACCAGCGCCTTAGGGGGAACAGACGGTTCGCTTCTTTACCTTTCAGGGATGAGCTTTGCCTCTGGAGAGACCTTCTCCTTTGACTGGGCCTTTATCACCGAAGACTATCCTCCATATCAGGATTTTGCCGCTTTCATTATAGAGGGAAGCTACTCCCTGCCTGGAGGAGGAACACTTCCGGTATATGAGGAGTACCGGCTGGCCCAAGTGGCTCTTCCAGAGCCTGCCACCCTGGTGCTTGTTGGCTCAGGTCTCTTTGGTCTGGCTGGCTTTGGTCGCCGGAGAAAATAG
- a CDS encoding HD domain-containing protein → MAQKDLKFLAPEVLEAIEAEARTYYQSDPASHRYDHVKRVERLALRLAEAEGADPLVVRLAAILHDIGRNEEKKTRGRVCHAQWGAREAAKILKKYRLDEKIIAAVCEAIAAHRFRNNKVPKTPEARCLYDADKLDALGAVGIGRAFLFAGEVGARLHNPEVDIDKTQPYGPEDTAWREFVVKLSRIKDSMLTETGRRMAEDRHRFMEEFFRRLTDEVEGRA, encoded by the coding sequence ATGGCCCAGAAAGATTTGAAATTCTTGGCTCCGGAGGTTCTGGAGGCCATTGAGGCCGAGGCCCGGACCTATTACCAAAGTGATCCGGCCAGTCATCGTTATGATCACGTAAAGAGGGTCGAACGTCTGGCCTTAAGGCTGGCCGAGGCCGAGGGGGCGGACCCATTAGTTGTCCGTCTGGCGGCCATTCTTCACGATATTGGTCGCAACGAAGAGAAGAAGACCCGGGGCAGGGTCTGTCACGCCCAGTGGGGGGCCCGGGAGGCGGCCAAGATCCTCAAAAAATACCGCCTAGATGAAAAAATCATTGCTGCTGTTTGTGAGGCCATCGCTGCTCACCGTTTTCGCAACAATAAGGTTCCCAAAACACCGGAGGCCCGTTGTCTCTACGATGCCGATAAACTTGACGCCCTGGGGGCCGTGGGCATCGGACGGGCCTTTCTTTTTGCCGGTGAGGTCGGAGCCAGACTTCATAACCCTGAGGTGGATATAGACAAAACCCAGCCTTATGGCCCGGAAGATACGGCCTGGCGGGAGTTTGTAGTCAAGCTCTCCCGCATAAAAGATTCCATGCTTACGGAGACCGGCCGGCGGATGGCCGAGGACAGGCATCGTTTTATGGAGGAATTTTTCCGCCGATTGACAGACGAGGTGGAGGGTCGGGCTTAG
- a CDS encoding CCA tRNA nucleotidyltransferase has translation MKLDLPSPTRDLLARLPLPSPTYLAGGTIRDLLLGRRVRDIDLTVPRGAISLAQEVAQKLNGVFVLLDETEGVARVVKGGLVLDFSDFREGSQSIEEDLRRRDFTINAMACEVRSLLASRALIIDPTSGLADLARRTIRATSKEALKRDPLRLLRAHRLAAELSFRIEPKTLEAISCLRKTLRQVAAERVIYELNLIFETPRAARTVTELRKDGLFEVIFPELLDGAGIEQPPFHHLDVLEHSLESLNMMEAVLKAPEKYFGRLHPAFPSGAESDRQRLLKLAALFHDVGKPKTLAYKGHRPTFYNHDRVGAELFFLWAKRWRMNLKEAETVAHLIRLHMRPFYLLRDFKAQSLTGRAQRRLLKETGKSYPDLFLVAMADSLASAGPAKPKDAEQTLAALFWELDRFYHQQVEPVIRAPRLITGDDLIVEFGLTPGPIFRRLLEAVEEAAILGEIKDRHEALSLVAQILRQEGLNAGWSKEAGRT, from the coding sequence ATGAAACTTGACCTGCCTTCTCCAACCAGGGATCTTCTGGCCAGACTTCCCCTGCCCTCCCCTACCTACCTGGCCGGGGGCACGATAAGGGATCTTCTGCTGGGGCGAAGGGTGCGGGATATTGATCTTACTGTGCCCAGGGGAGCCATCTCCCTGGCCCAAGAGGTGGCCCAAAAGCTTAACGGGGTCTTCGTCCTCCTTGACGAGACCGAGGGCGTGGCCCGGGTGGTCAAAGGAGGGTTGGTCCTTGATTTTTCTGACTTCCGGGAGGGAAGTCAGAGCATTGAAGAGGATTTAAGAAGACGAGATTTTACCATAAACGCCATGGCCTGTGAGGTTAGGAGTCTTCTGGCTTCCCGGGCCCTTATTATTGACCCCACCAGTGGGCTTGCTGACCTAGCCAGAAGGACAATTCGCGCCACCTCAAAGGAGGCCCTGAAGCGGGATCCCCTGCGCCTTTTAAGGGCCCATCGCCTGGCCGCTGAGCTCTCCTTCCGGATAGAACCCAAGACCTTGGAGGCCATATCCTGCCTTCGGAAAACTTTACGCCAGGTGGCTGCCGAACGGGTTATCTACGAACTGAATCTCATCTTTGAAACTCCAAGGGCGGCTCGGACCGTCACCGAATTACGGAAAGATGGTCTCTTTGAGGTTATCTTTCCCGAACTTCTTGATGGGGCGGGAATCGAGCAACCCCCTTTTCATCATTTAGATGTTCTGGAACATTCCCTTGAGTCTTTAAATATGATGGAGGCTGTCCTAAAAGCCCCGGAGAAATATTTTGGCCGCCTCCACCCGGCCTTTCCCTCCGGGGCGGAGTCTGATCGGCAGAGGTTACTCAAACTGGCCGCTCTCTTTCATGACGTAGGCAAGCCCAAGACCTTGGCCTATAAAGGGCATCGGCCCACCTTTTATAATCACGATCGAGTGGGGGCCGAGCTTTTTTTCCTTTGGGCCAAAAGATGGCGGATGAATCTTAAAGAGGCCGAGACGGTGGCCCATCTGATCCGGCTCCACATGCGGCCCTTTTATCTTTTGCGAGATTTTAAGGCCCAGAGCCTGACTGGCCGGGCCCAAAGAAGGCTTCTTAAGGAGACGGGAAAAAGTTATCCTGATCTCTTTTTAGTGGCCATGGCTGATTCCTTGGCCAGCGCTGGCCCGGCCAAACCAAAAGATGCCGAGCAGACCCTGGCCGCCCTCTTCTGGGAGCTTGATCGCTTCTACCATCAACAGGTAGAGCCAGTGATCAGGGCCCCCCGTCTTATTACGGGAGATGATCTAATTGTTGAGTTCGGTCTTACCCCGGGGCCCATATTTCGGCGGCTTCTTGAGGCCGTGGAGGAGGCGGCTATTTTGGGAGAGATTAAAGACCGCCACGAGGCCCTTTCCTTGGTGGCCCAAATCCTCAGGCAAGAGGGTCTGAATGCAGGCTGGAGCAAAGAGGCTGGAAGAACTTAA
- a CDS encoding TIGR01212 family radical SAM protein (This family includes YhcC from E. coli K-12, an uncharacterized radical SAM protein.): MQAGAKRLEELKRFHSLSLYFRKRYGLRVHKISLDAGFTCPNRDGQRGRGGCIYCDEFGSGSGAYFRGQSLKDQVLQSLEQLSRRFKAQRFMVYFQSFSNTYGPIKKLKGLYDSVLLDDRIIGLSVGTRPDCVDEAVVDLLASYRQRGLEVWLELGLQSIHEVTLRRINRGHGVAEFYRALDLAKKAGLLVCVHVIFGLPGEDYQMMLETIEALSQAPIDGLKFHALYVLKKTPLETLYRRGEYHPLSLGEYVDLVAEALSLLPWSVVIQRLSSDPPRDRLVAPEWTLKKNLILSAIETTLVSRDLWQGKRRGEKWPRKI, encoded by the coding sequence ATGCAGGCTGGAGCAAAGAGGCTGGAAGAACTTAAACGCTTTCATTCCCTTTCCCTTTATTTCCGAAAGCGTTACGGGCTCCGGGTCCATAAAATATCTCTGGATGCTGGCTTTACCTGTCCTAACCGAGATGGTCAAAGAGGCCGGGGCGGTTGTATATATTGTGACGAATTTGGCTCCGGCTCCGGGGCCTATTTCCGGGGACAAAGCCTTAAGGATCAGGTTCTCCAAAGTCTGGAGCAGCTTTCGCGCCGTTTTAAGGCCCAGCGATTTATGGTCTATTTCCAGTCATTTTCCAATACCTATGGTCCTATAAAAAAACTAAAGGGTCTCTACGATAGCGTGCTCCTTGATGACCGAATTATCGGACTCTCCGTAGGCACCAGGCCAGACTGCGTTGATGAGGCGGTAGTAGACCTTCTGGCCTCTTATCGTCAAAGAGGGCTTGAGGTCTGGCTGGAACTCGGGCTTCAGTCTATTCACGAAGTGACCCTCCGGAGGATAAACCGTGGCCATGGAGTGGCCGAGTTTTATCGGGCCCTTGATTTAGCCAAGAAGGCCGGGCTTCTGGTCTGTGTCCACGTGATCTTTGGGCTTCCAGGTGAAGACTACCAAATGATGCTGGAGACCATCGAGGCCCTGTCTCAAGCCCCGATAGATGGGCTTAAGTTTCACGCCCTTTACGTACTTAAGAAAACGCCCCTTGAAACACTTTATCGTCGGGGGGAATACCATCCTCTTTCTCTGGGAGAGTATGTGGATCTTGTCGCCGAGGCCCTTTCCCTTCTTCCTTGGTCAGTAGTTATTCAGCGTCTAAGTTCGGATCCACCCCGGGACAGGCTTGTGGCCCCGGAATGGACCCTGAAGAAGAATCTCATTCTTTCAGCCATTGAGACCACCCTTGTCAGCCGTGATCTTTGGCAGGGAAAGCGCAGAGGTGAAAAATGGCCCAGAAAGATTTGA
- a CDS encoding two-component system sensor histidine kinase NtrB, translating to MKRVNDPRSLGWILSRPAWIYLWLPILLITILHYGTAPSISWLHDIYRRLYYLPIIAGGFIFGLKGSLGAAVVTSLVYLPHAFSHLLHHDPAPPTEKFLEILLYNVVGAVVGVLADREHRERRRQEEIARQLAEALEEMKIMEEQLIRSGKLQALGELTAGLAHEIKNPLASLKGAAEIISDEIPPQSPRRRMVEILIKEISRLNQILDRFLSFARPRPLSPSLVSASTVIEEVLELMEPQARKSGVALVQGSCQGHIVRVDKNQLAQVLMNLILNAIQAVSPAGEVRVSCRKVQRGKRAYCLIDVEDTGPGIPEEVLDRIFNPFFTTRDKGSGLGLSIAARLVEEMGGLIEVHNRPEGGASFHVCLPLDL from the coding sequence ATGAAAAGGGTAAATGATCCCCGCTCTCTGGGGTGGATCCTGAGTCGGCCGGCCTGGATCTACCTCTGGTTGCCGATTCTTTTGATCACTATTCTTCACTACGGCACAGCCCCATCCATCTCCTGGCTCCATGACATCTATCGTCGTCTCTACTATCTGCCCATTATCGCCGGAGGCTTTATTTTTGGCCTTAAGGGCTCCCTGGGAGCGGCTGTGGTCACTTCCCTTGTCTATCTTCCCCACGCCTTCTCCCACCTGCTACACCACGATCCGGCCCCTCCTACGGAGAAGTTTTTGGAGATCCTTCTCTACAATGTGGTTGGAGCTGTGGTGGGGGTTCTGGCTGATCGTGAGCATCGGGAGCGTCGCCGTCAGGAGGAGATTGCCCGACAACTGGCCGAGGCCCTGGAGGAGATGAAGATTATGGAAGAACAGCTTATCCGTTCTGGGAAGCTCCAGGCCTTGGGAGAGCTTACCGCTGGTCTGGCCCACGAGATAAAAAATCCTCTGGCCTCCCTTAAGGGAGCGGCGGAGATCATCTCCGATGAGATTCCACCTCAATCGCCCAGGCGGCGGATGGTGGAAATTCTTATCAAAGAAATTAGCCGCCTTAATCAAATCCTGGATCGTTTTCTCTCTTTTGCCAGGCCAAGGCCCCTGTCTCCTAGCCTAGTGAGTGCCTCTACTGTCATCGAGGAGGTCTTAGAGCTCATGGAGCCTCAGGCCCGCAAATCCGGGGTGGCCTTGGTTCAGGGTTCGTGCCAGGGGCATATTGTCCGGGTGGATAAAAATCAACTGGCCCAGGTGCTTATGAACCTTATCCTGAACGCCATTCAGGCCGTCTCCCCTGCGGGAGAAGTGAGGGTTTCTTGCCGTAAGGTTCAGCGGGGAAAGAGGGCCTATTGTCTAATAGATGTAGAAGACACCGGGCCGGGCATCCCCGAGGAGGTCTTAGATAGAATATTCAACCCCTTCTTTACCACCAGAGATAAGGGAAGCGGTCTGGGGCTTTCCATTGCTGCTCGCCTAGTGGAGGAAATGGGAGGGCTGATAGAGGTTCACAACCGTCCTGAGGGAGGGGCCAGCTTCCACGTCTGTCTTCCTTTAGACCTGTAA
- a CDS encoding FmdB family zinc ribbon protein: MPIYEYQCQSCGQIFEVWQKISEKPLEVCQSCGGPVKKLISHTSFQLKGSGWYVTDYARKGGGEKKEGQSEKKTEQKK, translated from the coding sequence ATGCCCATCTATGAGTATCAGTGTCAATCCTGTGGTCAGATCTTTGAGGTCTGGCAGAAGATCTCCGAGAAGCCTCTTGAAGTCTGTCAGAGTTGTGGGGGGCCGGTAAAAAAACTCATTAGCCATACCTCTTTTCAGCTTAAAGGCTCAGGCTGGTATGTCACAGACTATGCTCGGAAAGGAGGCGGCGAAAAGAAAGAAGGCCAGTCTGAGAAGAAGACAGAGCAAAAGAAGTAG
- a CDS encoding ATP-binding protein — protein sequence MKKRIILSFLGVFLFFSVAIGAAFYNLLFLSSNLRYQLKIHEVESLRQNLLIHFQNIQNNLYEFSFKEKRPNKISFDLEEIDGIILECKGCHHQPNTKRKIQHIEREFQNYKERINKIISHEEIKTEEIKEIISLGQDITKHVHNIIHKASIDLHKKTQTLISTIKKTIKDLSIILIISLISALLVAKYLTTSIISPVKDLLKSIESIEKEDYTPKDFPLYEDEFGQIFKAIDKMRSSLNERDVKIKTYLNRLYNLHKLTILIHSKLDKEYIIERCLEELKDLTETQLWGIAIKGSPYMLRLRSQEGREIKISIPPQTLEGAWSKGQGKPLVCQKDAATKWPLGSLPPDFELKNFLILWLMTKSRVLGALVFINHPQGFSEEEINLFGILASSISVALENIDLYTDLEDKIKELNATQRQLVEAEKLTAIGTLTSGIAHDFNNVLCAIMGHISILKESPHLDKGELRALETIERAAERGAELSRRLLSFARQRKWDFKPLDVNQSVKNVVDLLKHTIDRRIRIRLELEELPPIKGSSTQLEQMIMNLCLNACEAMPEGGILSLMTSLVYMDENNPVGVRPGRYVHLVVADTGQGMDEETLAHIFEPFFTTKEGRGTGLGLAMVANVIHEHGGHCQVVSRLGRGTAFHIYLPVDEGQKAESPSPKEVTLAKGARARGFILVVDDEEPIREMLKTILERAGHRVVTAANGQEALEVADEEGQNLDLVILDINMPLLSGREAFNRLRGKIPGVKVLIASGLDLDPRMDPLLREADGYLRKPFYLDELLAKVSEILASE from the coding sequence ATGAAGAAACGCATAATTCTAAGTTTTTTAGGCGTATTTCTCTTCTTTAGTGTGGCTATAGGGGCCGCCTTCTATAACCTCCTCTTCCTTTCCTCCAATTTAAGGTATCAACTTAAGATTCATGAGGTAGAAAGTCTCCGTCAGAATCTTTTAATACATTTTCAGAATATTCAAAACAATTTATATGAATTTAGCTTCAAAGAAAAAAGACCAAACAAGATATCATTTGATTTAGAAGAAATAGATGGAATCATTTTGGAATGTAAAGGGTGTCATCATCAGCCAAACACCAAAAGAAAAATTCAACATATAGAAAGAGAATTTCAAAATTATAAAGAAAGAATAAATAAAATCATAAGTCATGAAGAAATCAAAACCGAAGAGATTAAAGAAATAATATCTTTAGGGCAAGATATTACAAAACATGTCCATAATATAATCCACAAAGCATCGATAGATCTACATAAAAAGACACAAACTTTAATATCTACCATCAAGAAAACTATTAAAGATTTAAGTATTATTTTAATAATAAGTTTAATTTCTGCTCTCCTGGTAGCAAAATATCTAACGACTAGCATTATATCACCAGTAAAAGATTTATTGAAGTCCATAGAGAGTATCGAAAAAGAAGATTATACTCCAAAAGACTTCCCACTATATGAAGATGAATTTGGGCAGATATTCAAGGCTATAGATAAAATGAGGTCATCATTGAATGAAAGAGATGTAAAAATAAAAACATACTTAAATAGATTGTATAATCTACATAAATTAACCATATTAATTCATTCGAAGTTAGACAAAGAATATATAATCGAAAGATGTCTGGAGGAGTTAAAAGATCTTACTGAAACCCAGCTTTGGGGTATAGCCATTAAGGGTTCTCCTTATATGCTCCGTTTAAGAAGCCAGGAAGGCAGAGAGATCAAGATATCTATACCTCCTCAGACTCTGGAGGGCGCCTGGTCCAAAGGTCAGGGGAAACCCCTTGTCTGCCAAAAAGATGCGGCCACCAAATGGCCTCTAGGATCCCTTCCCCCGGATTTTGAACTGAAGAACTTTCTGATTCTCTGGCTGATGACCAAAAGCAGGGTCTTGGGGGCTTTGGTCTTTATCAATCATCCGCAGGGCTTCTCTGAGGAGGAGATTAATCTTTTTGGTATTCTGGCCAGCAGTATCTCTGTGGCCCTGGAAAATATCGATCTTTACACTGATCTTGAGGATAAGATTAAAGAGCTCAATGCCACCCAGCGTCAGTTGGTGGAGGCCGAAAAACTTACGGCTATCGGCACCCTCACCAGTGGTATCGCCCACGACTTCAACAATGTCCTCTGTGCCATAATGGGTCATATTTCTATCCTCAAAGAAAGCCCCCACCTGGACAAGGGCGAGCTTCGGGCTCTGGAGACCATAGAGCGGGCCGCCGAGAGAGGGGCAGAGTTGAGCCGTCGTCTTCTGTCTTTCGCCAGACAGCGAAAGTGGGACTTTAAACCCCTTGATGTCAACCAATCAGTCAAAAATGTGGTTGATCTTCTCAAACATACTATCGATCGGCGTATCCGTATAAGGCTTGAGCTTGAAGAACTGCCCCCGATAAAGGGAAGTTCCACTCAACTGGAACAGATGATCATGAACCTCTGTCTTAACGCCTGTGAGGCCATGCCTGAGGGAGGGATTCTTTCTTTGATGACCTCTCTCGTCTATATGGATGAGAACAATCCTGTAGGGGTTCGGCCAGGTCGATATGTTCATCTGGTGGTAGCTGATACCGGGCAAGGGATGGACGAGGAGACCTTGGCCCACATCTTTGAACCTTTTTTCACCACCAAAGAAGGTCGGGGGACAGGGCTAGGGCTGGCCATGGTGGCCAACGTTATTCATGAGCACGGAGGCCACTGTCAGGTAGTAAGTCGTCTCGGTCGGGGAACCGCGTTTCATATCTATCTTCCGGTGGACGAAGGCCAGAAAGCAGAGTCCCCTTCTCCTAAAGAGGTAACGCTGGCCAAAGGGGCTCGAGCTCGGGGATTCATTCTGGTGGTGGATGATGAAGAACCTATTCGGGAGATGCTAAAGACCATTCTTGAGCGGGCCGGCCACAGAGTGGTTACTGCCGCCAATGGTCAGGAGGCCTTAGAGGTCGCCGATGAGGAGGGGCAAAACCTGGATCTGGTTATTCTGGATATAAATATGCCTCTTCTCAGCGGCCGGGAGGCCTTTAACCGCCTAAGAGGAAAAATTCCCGGGGTAAAGGTCCTTATCGCCAGCGGTCTTGATCTTGACCCCCGCATGGATCCCCTCCTCAGGGAGGCTGATGGTTACCTCAGAAAGCCTTTTTACCTGGACGAACTTTTAGCTAAGGTCTCAGAGATTCTGGCCTCAGAGTAG
- the extKL gene encoding multiheme c-type cytochrome (seleno)protein ExtKL, which produces MRRSFLFALIFLLWASPGFSKLTFPNKPIDDFETFVKTYDSKRCMECHEDIYNEWKESFHSRSMVSSIKGIANFFTVGVPKEWEKPLNKQEILKCLDCHLPQIKYATERLALEIAGYMIDAKTAKGAKKEKAIAKLKQLNITCYGCHNIKAAGTAPGITGHIDPNIIFTGGEGDSDAHETEHAPIFKRSFFCTQCHGVYISPDGESTMCNTLSGSYVHNYIGQGGRETCQDCHMKKKNRGHRMPGGHDLEIVKEGIEFQAEIKGFRYGIGKWIPAGNVEVFLTNKAGHRIPDGULWSGKVVLEVTAKDTKTGKILYKDERKYFEIGLDLDGYMRYGAWQIKEIVDLTLQPLKTQHERFFFVLNKGVEEAEVTVNVYYYISGKKGDLIYQKKKILSYKEPE; this is translated from the coding sequence ATGAGGAGGTCGTTTCTTTTCGCCCTTATCTTTTTGTTATGGGCTAGTCCTGGTTTTTCAAAGTTAACCTTTCCCAACAAACCTATCGATGATTTCGAAACTTTTGTTAAAACCTATGACTCCAAACGTTGCATGGAGTGCCATGAAGACATTTACAACGAGTGGAAGGAGTCTTTCCACTCCCGGTCCATGGTTTCCTCCATCAAGGGAATAGCCAATTTCTTCACCGTCGGTGTCCCCAAGGAGTGGGAAAAGCCCCTTAATAAGCAGGAAATTCTCAAGTGTCTTGATTGTCACCTGCCCCAGATCAAATACGCTACCGAACGTCTGGCCTTAGAGATTGCCGGCTACATGATTGACGCCAAAACGGCCAAGGGGGCCAAGAAGGAGAAGGCCATTGCCAAACTGAAGCAGCTCAACATCACCTGCTATGGCTGCCATAACATCAAGGCTGCCGGTACCGCCCCCGGGATCACCGGTCATATCGACCCCAATATTATTTTTACCGGTGGTGAGGGTGATTCTGACGCCCACGAGACCGAACATGCCCCCATCTTTAAGCGGTCCTTTTTCTGCACTCAGTGTCACGGCGTCTATATCTCTCCCGATGGTGAGAGCACTATGTGCAACACCCTCTCCGGTAGTTATGTTCACAACTATATTGGTCAGGGAGGTCGTGAGACCTGTCAGGACTGCCACATGAAGAAGAAAAATCGTGGCCACCGGATGCCCGGAGGACACGATCTAGAGATCGTTAAAGAGGGTATCGAGTTCCAGGCGGAGATAAAGGGTTTTCGTTACGGAATCGGTAAGTGGATTCCGGCGGGCAACGTGGAGGTCTTTTTGACCAACAAGGCCGGCCATCGCATCCCCGATGGGTGACTGTGGTCTGGCAAGGTGGTCCTGGAAGTGACCGCCAAAGATACCAAGACCGGTAAGATCCTCTACAAAGACGAGAGAAAATACTTCGAGATCGGGCTCGACCTTGATGGTTACATGCGGTACGGAGCCTGGCAGATCAAAGAAATTGTTGATCTCACCCTCCAGCCCTTAAAGACCCAGCACGAGCGCTTCTTCTTTGTCCTGAACAAGGGCGTGGAAGAGGCCGAGGTCACCGTCAACGTTTACTACTACATAAGCGGGAAAAAGGGTGACCTCATCTACCAAAAGAAAAAGATCCTAAGCTACAAAGAGCCCGAATAA
- a CDS encoding nucleoside recognition domain-containing protein: MNAIWFGLLLAAVLAAAITGRMEEVTKVSFDTAKAAVNLALGLIGPMALWLGLMKIAEEGGLLKVLARSLRPLMVRLFPRVPPEHPAMSAMILNLSANMMGLGNAATPFGVKAMVELEKINPRPGVASDAMCLFLAINTSNVTLLPLGVMAIRAAAGAKDPAAIILPTIFATGVSTLVAIVAAKALARKHEEPPPILEDQPPQTTAEELDDVPASQPLIKWGLILLFFFLLIRAAWSILEADDSRAALADVFSNWFVPLLMLALASYGLVKKVPVYEAACEGAKEGFKVAVRIIPYLVIILTAVGMFRASGGFEAMAKVLEPLTSLVGLPVEVLPVALLRPLSGSGAFALMSEIVSRAPDSFAAYLASTIQGSTETTFYVLAVYFGAAGIKDPRYAIWAALAADLAGILAATFICHLTYPGS, translated from the coding sequence ATGAATGCCATCTGGTTTGGTCTTCTCCTGGCCGCAGTCCTGGCCGCAGCCATAACCGGCCGGATGGAAGAGGTGACCAAAGTCTCCTTTGATACGGCCAAGGCGGCCGTTAATCTGGCCCTGGGGCTCATCGGCCCGATGGCCCTCTGGCTGGGGCTGATGAAGATTGCCGAAGAGGGAGGGCTTCTTAAGGTCTTAGCCCGTTCCTTAAGACCGCTTATGGTTCGTCTCTTCCCTCGGGTCCCGCCAGAACATCCGGCCATGAGCGCCATGATCCTAAACCTTTCGGCCAACATGATGGGGCTTGGTAATGCGGCCACCCCTTTTGGGGTGAAGGCTATGGTGGAGTTGGAGAAGATAAATCCTCGCCCGGGGGTAGCCAGTGATGCCATGTGCCTCTTTCTGGCCATAAATACCTCCAATGTTACCCTTCTTCCCTTAGGAGTAATGGCCATCAGGGCGGCAGCCGGAGCCAAGGACCCGGCGGCCATTATTCTACCGACCATATTTGCCACTGGTGTCTCCACTCTGGTGGCCATTGTGGCCGCCAAGGCCCTGGCTCGAAAACATGAAGAGCCTCCTCCCATACTTGAAGACCAGCCCCCTCAAACCACTGCGGAAGAGTTAGATGATGTTCCGGCCAGTCAGCCCCTCATCAAGTGGGGCTTGATTCTTCTCTTCTTTTTTCTCCTGATTCGGGCTGCCTGGAGTATTCTGGAGGCGGATGATTCTCGAGCGGCCCTGGCTGATGTCTTCTCCAACTGGTTTGTCCCGCTGCTTATGTTGGCTCTGGCCAGCTATGGTCTGGTAAAGAAGGTTCCCGTCTATGAGGCCGCCTGCGAGGGGGCCAAGGAAGGATTTAAGGTGGCCGTAAGGATTATCCCTTACCTGGTGATCATTCTTACCGCTGTGGGTATGTTCCGGGCCTCGGGAGGTTTTGAGGCTATGGCCAAGGTGCTTGAGCCCCTGACCTCCCTTGTGGGCCTTCCGGTAGAAGTTCTCCCTGTGGCTCTCCTACGGCCTCTTTCTGGCTCCGGGGCCTTTGCCCTGATGAGCGAGATCGTCTCTCGGGCTCCGGATTCCTTTGCTGCCTATCTGGCCTCCACCATTCAAGGCTCTACAGAGACAACCTTTTATGTCCTGGCGGTCTATTTTGGGGCCGCAGGTATCAAAGACCCCCGTTATGCTATCTGGGCTGCCCTGGCCGCCGATCTGGCCGGGATCCTGGCGGCCACTTTTATATGTCATCTGACCTACCCCGGCAGTTAA